A portion of the Candidatus Aminicenantes bacterium genome contains these proteins:
- a CDS encoding Wzz/FepE/Etk N-terminal domain-containing protein — MSETVPNQRLNVDEIDLTAIFAIFWRHWKLIFFGTLGVTLLAVALSFFIPKTYRSEGFYQLGNPTEKNIGISVPLFKKSAPQFSNPDRFYQYASMNKSCSKNDLAKIKKDFQTMAAINKWILPVYAIAKGDLASAKDESNSVLGLSLSYEADSPQKAYNCVSFFGQYVRDCLLYVSLYEYIKDDYSKVISELSKNENNIIIAQFNVLQNTKKMLDIKAILTKYPASAMIENRQLVSVQEGGSRFLAPVTQLVGIESALADQRRTLAELEREKEKLLIQREYFSKCNDALNKLGRRGEMIFTQIKAIKCEVFKKKDFAIGTVKEVFNNLNIDLQTFDLAFFTNCRFISGPTLPERHIAPRKSIIVITTCFLSFFFFIVLTLVLHWWQSNKKRIKAFRQE, encoded by the coding sequence ATGAGCGAAACTGTTCCAAATCAAAGATTGAATGTTGATGAAATTGATTTAACTGCAATTTTCGCCATTTTTTGGCGGCATTGGAAACTGATTTTCTTCGGTACCCTGGGGGTAACTTTGCTTGCGGTGGCATTAAGTTTTTTTATCCCCAAAACCTATCGCAGTGAGGGGTTTTATCAACTGGGAAACCCGACAGAAAAAAATATCGGCATTTCTGTTCCCTTGTTCAAGAAAAGCGCCCCGCAGTTTTCCAACCCCGACCGCTTTTATCAATATGCCAGTATGAATAAATCTTGCAGCAAAAATGATCTTGCCAAAATTAAAAAAGATTTCCAGACCATGGCTGCCATCAATAAATGGATCCTGCCAGTGTATGCCATTGCCAAAGGAGATTTAGCGTCGGCCAAGGATGAATCTAACTCGGTACTGGGATTATCCTTGAGTTATGAAGCCGATTCTCCACAAAAAGCTTATAACTGCGTCAGCTTCTTCGGTCAATATGTCCGCGATTGCCTGCTGTATGTGTCGTTGTACGAATACATCAAAGATGATTATAGCAAAGTTATTTCGGAACTGAGTAAGAATGAGAACAACATTATCATTGCTCAGTTTAATGTGCTGCAAAATACCAAAAAAATGCTGGATATCAAGGCCATTTTGACCAAGTATCCCGCATCAGCCATGATCGAAAACCGGCAACTGGTCTCAGTCCAGGAAGGAGGATCTCGTTTCCTGGCACCGGTCACGCAATTGGTCGGCATCGAATCAGCCCTGGCCGACCAGCGGCGAACTCTTGCCGAATTGGAACGAGAAAAGGAAAAATTGCTTATTCAAAGGGAATATTTTTCAAAGTGCAACGATGCATTGAATAAACTAGGAAGACGCGGAGAAATGATTTTTACGCAGATCAAAGCCATCAAATGCGAGGTGTTTAAAAAGAAGGATTTTGCCATAGGTACAGTAAAAGAGGTTTTCAACAATCTGAACATCGACCTGCAGACATTTGACCTTGCTTTTTTCACCAACTGCCGCTTCATTTCCGGCCCCACTCTCCCTGAGAGGCACATCGCACCGCGAAAAAGCATCATTGTTATTACTACCTGCTTTCTTTCTTTTTTCTTTTTCATTGTTTTGACGCTGGTTCTGCATTGGTGGCAGAGCAACAAAAAGAGAATCAAAGCATTTCGGCAAGAGTGA